Sequence from the Clostridium saccharobutylicum DSM 13864 genome:
TATGAAATATGTTGACCTAGATGAAAAAGAGCAAGAAAAATATTTAGTTTATAAAGGTGAAGTTCTATTTAATAGAACTAATAGTAAAGAGTTGGTTGGAAAGACAGCAGTTTATAAAGAAGAGGAGCCTATGGCTTATGCAGGATATTTGGTTAAAGCTATTCCAAATGAAAGGGCGAATGGAGAATTTATTTCTACATATATGAACTCGAAGTATATTAAATCAAGGTTACTAAATATGGCTAAAAATATTGTTGGTATGGCTAATATAAATGCTGAAGAATTTAAAAAGATAGATGTTTATATACCTCCAATAGAACTTCAAAATCAATTTGCAGACTTCGTTAAACAAGTCGACAAATTGAAATTTGAGATGCAAAACAGTTTGTAAGAAATGGAAATTAACTTTAATTCATTAATTCAGATAGTATTTAAAGGGAAATTATTCAAGTAGTAATTAAAAGTATAGTAAGCAAATTGGGAAAATATAAAAATAAATTCATTATAGGAAGAAAATTACATTTATATGATATAATAGAAATATAATTTATATGGAGAAGAAATTAGGAGTACGTAATGGATAACAAAGGTTTTGAAGATATAGAAGATTTTTATTCAGCATATAATGCTAGATTTAAAGAATATCGCCAGATAGAGAGTTTAAATCCTATTCCTAAAATACTAATAATGCATTGGGGCGGAGTAGTAATTGAAACATATGTAAAATTTTTATTAGTAAGAAATAAAGGTGCTGAAAAAGAACGTGCTAAGTTTTGGTATACATTAGAAAAATTTAACTATATAATGAGTCAAGGAAATTTATCAAAAGGAGAGTATCCTACATATAAGTGTGCTGACAATCCTCAGCATAACATTGGAGCTGGTATAAAACAAATTGATATATTGAATAATTTACTAACAGATGATAATAAAATCAAGAAGGCAATAAACAGTGTTACATATCCATTAGGCATAGAAAGCAAGAATGGTTTTATAGATTTAAGATATGTATCACCAAATCAAATTACTAATTTAGATGAATTATTTGATAAATGGAATGAAAGCTTTAAGCGTTTATTAAAATGGCTTATGGCTAATACTAGGAATATAGAGGTGAGTTAGATGCGTAAAATAGACGTAAGACAAGAACTTCAAAATATATTGGAAAAACAGTTTGTACAAGATAAAGAAAAAGAATGGATAAGCGTAGAGAAAATTAATATAAATAGAGTGGACATTACAATTGTTTCAGAAAAAGATGAAAGCATAAATGAAATACAAAAACGGATTGAGAGTTTGATAGAAGAATTCAATATAAATCTAGAGAATTATGAAAAAATACATTTAGGTTTTTTGAATGTTTATACTGTAGAAGAGGCTGAATTTATCGGGATAGAAAAACCTAAGAAAAGAAAAACAACCATAGCAAGTTTCGGTACAATTATAGATGAAAATGAAAATAATATAATTAATTCTAAAAAAGAAAATAAGCATTGTAAAGTGATATCATTCTATTCATATAAGGGCGGAGTTGGAAGAACTATTGCCTTAATGCAAACAGCAAATTTATTGGCATTAAAAGGAAAGAAGATAGCGTTAATAGATTTGGATATTGAAGCGCCAAGTTTTAATGAAATATTTAGTGAGAGCATTCAATCAGATAAAGGTTTAATGAATTATTTATATAGTAAGTTATATAATCTAGATAAAATAGAGGTATCGTCAATAGTGTCAAAATTACCGCTAAATGCTTCAGGAGATGTTTATATAGTTCCAACTGGTAACATAAATAAGAAGTACGTAAAAATGTTAGAGGCGCTTAAGGAAAAGAGAATATCTGAAAATAAATATATTGAAGAATTGGTAGATGAATTATATAAAAATTATAATATAGACTATGTGCTAATTGACTCAAGAACTGGAATAAACAATTGGGGTGCATTGGCAATTGGTGAAATAGCTGATGAAGTAATGTTGTTTGCTTATCCAAATGAGGAAAATGTAAAAGGAATTAATCTCATTTTAGATATGATTCAAGATAGAAAAAAATGTACAGTAGTTTTTTCAAGAATAGCTGATACAGATGAAGGAATAAGGAAAGCAAAAGAACTATTTAATAAGATTGATATAGAACAAGAATTTATGGGGATTGAGTATGATTCTTCAATTGCAGTAAGCTCTAAATATCCTATAGAAAATAAATTAAACAAGTTTAACTGCATAAGCGATTTTATTTTAGAAGATGAAATAAATAGATCTAATAGTAAATGGATAAATAATAATAAAGAAACTGTTGATAAAATTTTAGTATGTTTATCAGAAGGTAAAAATTTTAATAATATAATTACAAATGATGAAAAGAAATTTAAGGAGAAAAGCAACTTCATAGTCGTAAAAAATAATAAAATTAAACTTGAAGAATTAATTAATAATGAAGAAGAAAAAATCATTAGGGTTAATTTTGTTAATGAAAAGATTGGAGTATATAAAAATACATGTACATTTGTTGCGGATATATTAGCAAATGTTTTATTTAGTTATGAAAATAACATAGATAATGACGATGGAATTATTCCTAATAAACAATTGGAATACTATTTAAGTAGTTTAAAGGAAGGTCTAAAAGATGATAATGCTGAAAGTTTAGAACATGTAATTAGAAATTTTTCAGTTAAATTAGAACAAATAAAACAAGTAAAGGAAAACCTATACTTTGTATTAGATATAGATGAGTTAATGAATTATGTGAAAAAGAAAATGAAATTCGATTATTTTAAATTAATACTAGAAACTATTAGATTTTTAAATGGATTAAAAGATGTTCAATTTAAAATAATACTTGATGAAGGTCAGTATAAACAGTATGAAGAAGAATTATTAAAAGAAGTAAAAGCGAATTTATTAAATTTATCATGGAATTTTATTAATGGGGAAATATTAATCAATAATATCAAACAAATTCTTGATGAAACATCAATTTATGTTTATGAAAATATTAATGGGAAATTTGATATTTTTAAGTTATCTAAAGATATGATTACTGATATGTTTAGTTTAAATAATAGATATGATACTAATTTAATATATTGTAAGAGAATTGATTCAACTAAGTATTCTAAAGAATTTGCAAATTGGTTAAGTGAAAAAATGCATGAAAAAGAGAAATTGAGTAAAAAAGATATTTTAGATGTAATTAAAGAAACAGCTAAAATAGAAATTGAAGCTAATAGAAAAGATAAAACTAGCATTTTAACTTTTGAAAGTTTTAATGAAGTTATGGAAAAGTGATCAGAAATTTAATATGTTTTATGTATCTATTAAGACTATGACTAATTCATCATTAAGAGATAGATTTAAGAGCGTGGAAAATAATTATTTTACAGCATATACAACGGAAGCTGATCTTATAAAAGATTATGATCCAGATCCAGATCCAGATAATTCTGTTAAGGATTGATATTACTTAACTTAATAAATGGGTGGAAGAATGAAAAGTTCCACCATTCTTCCGCCCATCAGTAAAATATGATATATTATTTAAAAATACAATATGTAAAGATATGATATTTTTAAAGTGAGGTTTGAAGTAATTTCAATGATGAATAGATACAATAAAATATACTAAGTTAGAATTAAGTATTTTTGGGACAGTAGATAGTTTTGTGTAAAAAACAAAACTATCTACTGTTTTTTTACATAATCAGTTGGTAGTTTTGGAATAATATACATAAAGAATAAAGGAGGAATATGTATGTCAAAACCAATTGATGATGACTTTGATTACAAAGCTGAGGTAAAGAAATGTAAGACTATCGATGATGTCATGGGTAAAAATGGTTTAATTCAAAGATTAGTTAAAGATGTGTTAGAAAATATTTTAGAAGGTGAAATGGAAGAACACCTTGGAAGAAATAAATATCAAAGAGCAGAAACTAATGATTCTACAAAAAAGAATTATCGAAATGGATATAGTACCAAAAATCTTAGAAGTTCCTTCGGTGACGTCGATTTAGACGTACCAAGAGATAGGAATGCTGAATTTGAGCCACAAATTATAAAGAAATACGAAACTGTGTGTACAGAATTAGATAAAAAGGTGATTTCTCTTTACGCAAAAGGAATGACCACAAGTGATATTCAAGCAGAAATAGAGGACTTATATGGAATAACAATATCACCTTCTATGGTATCTAGAATTACAGATAAAGTTATGGAAAGTGCTGTTGAGTGGCAAAATAGATCACTAGATAAAGTTTATCCAATAGTGTATTTGGATGCTATGTATTTCAAGGTGCGAAGCAATGGAAAGATTATGAATAAAGCTGTTTATATATGCTTAGGATACAACATGCAAGGATACAAAGAAATTTTAGGAAGTTGGGTAGATGAAGCTGAGGGTGCTAAGTTTTGGTTAAAGATATGCACTGATCTTAAAAATAGAGGCGTACGAGAAATCCTTATAGCATGTATGGACGGATTAAAGGGGTTACCAGAAGCCATTAAAACTGTATTTCCATCAGTTAACATTCAAACATGTATTGTTCACCAAATAAGAAACTCAGTTAAGTATATAGCATCAAAAGATAAGAAAGAATTTATTAAAGATTTAAAATGTGTTTATAAGGCTTCAACTGAGGAACTTGCGCTAGCGCAGCTCGATAATTTAAAGGATAAGTGGGGAGATAAATATGCTATTGTAATAGATTCGTGGTATAACAATTGGAGTCACCTATCAACATTCTTCACTTTCTCTCCTGAAATAAGAAAAATGATATATACAACTAATACGCTTGAAGGATTTAACAGACAAATACGTAAGTATACTAAATCAAGAACTGTATTTCCAACCGATGAATCTTTAAGTAAATGTGTTTATCTAGCTACTATGGAAATTATAGAAAAGTGGACTCAACCAACACCAAATTGGGGTCGTACTTTAGCAGAATTATCAATAGTATTTGAAGAACAATTAAATGATGAATTAGCTTAATAGCTTGTACTTTTTGCTAAACTTTATGTATAATATCTGATTTTTCACTAATACTATAAATGGATATAAAACATATTTTTAGCATTTACTAAAAATAAAAAAATATTACTGGACCATAAAATTTCCAGTAATATTTAAATAACAAATATACTAATAACACAAAATTATCTAGAGTCCCGTATTTTTCTTCAACACACACCTCACGTTGAAACTATTATTTAGTTTAATTGCATTTTATGAGATTAAGATTTAGTCCCTTATTTTCATTAAGTGCATTTCTCTCATGAACTTTTAAAGTTAAAAATCGATAAAATAAAATTGATAG
This genomic interval carries:
- a CDS encoding tyrosine-protein kinase family protein; translated protein: MRKIDVRQELQNILEKQFVQDKEKEWISVEKININRVDITIVSEKDESINEIQKRIESLIEEFNINLENYEKIHLGFLNVYTVEEAEFIGIEKPKKRKTTIASFGTIIDENENNIINSKKENKHCKVISFYSYKGGVGRTIALMQTANLLALKGKKIALIDLDIEAPSFNEIFSESIQSDKGLMNYLYSKLYNLDKIEVSSIVSKLPLNASGDVYIVPTGNINKKYVKMLEALKEKRISENKYIEELVDELYKNYNIDYVLIDSRTGINNWGALAIGEIADEVMLFAYPNEENVKGINLILDMIQDRKKCTVVFSRIADTDEGIRKAKELFNKIDIEQEFMGIEYDSSIAVSSKYPIENKLNKFNCISDFILEDEINRSNSKWINNNKETVDKILVCLSEGKNFNNIITNDEKKFKEKSNFIVVKNNKIKLEELINNEEEKIIRVNFVNEKIGVYKNTCTFVADILANVLFSYENNIDNDDGIIPNKQLEYYLSSLKEGLKDDNAESLEHVIRNFSVKLEQIKQVKENLYFVLDIDELMNYVKKKMKFDYFKLILETIRFLNGLKDVQFKIILDEGQYKQYEEELLKEVKANLLNLSWNFINGEILINNIKQILDETSIYVYENINGKFDIFKLSKDMITDMFSLNNRYDTNLIYCKRIDSTKYSKEFANWLSEKMHEKEKLSKKDILDVIKETAKIEIEANRKDKTSILTFESFNEVMEK
- a CDS encoding restriction endonuclease subunit S gives rise to the protein MFGDPALNPKGWEKGKIADIVIKTQYGTGSKADEKNGEFKVLRMNNITYNGQWDFSSMKYVDLDEKEQEKYLVYKGEVLFNRTNSKELVGKTAVYKEEEPMAYAGYLVKAIPNERANGEFISTYMNSKYIKSRLLNMAKNIVGMANINAEEFKKIDVYIPPIELQNQFADFVKQVDKLKFEMQNSL
- a CDS encoding IS256 family transposase: MSKPIDDDFDYKAEVKKCKTIDDVMGKNGLIQRLVKDVLENILEGEMEEHLGRNKYQRAETNDSTKKNYRNGYSTKNLRSSFGDVDLDVPRDRNAEFEPQIIKKYETVCTELDKKVISLYAKGMTTSDIQAEIEDLYGITISPSMVSRITDKVMESAVEWQNRSLDKVYPIVYLDAMYFKVRSNGKIMNKAVYICLGYNMQGYKEILGSWVDEAEGAKFWLKICTDLKNRGVREILIACMDGLKGLPEAIKTVFPSVNIQTCIVHQIRNSVKYIASKDKKEFIKDLKCVYKASTEELALAQLDNLKDKWGDKYAIVIDSWYNNWSHLSTFFTFSPEIRKMIYTTNTLEGFNRQIRKYTKSRTVFPTDESLSKCVYLATMEIIEKWTQPTPNWGRTLAELSIVFEEQLNDELA